In Plasmodium gaboni strain SY75 chromosome 7, whole genome shotgun sequence, the following are encoded in one genomic region:
- a CDS encoding serine/threonine protein kinase, FIKK family → MYYIFNNILSLLVPILVVMDKWTKVPLNILYKHARNLSEYEKLIKNEDIPFMRRILTKKGIKKKSDNSLLNEKTNINLFGRLYKKNYEYNFSEDETNDTHWEGEEDSFSKLNILNKENENINGIIDKNWDSVKGMNYVYDNESFCCPDHVYNWELGKQSLIKMLDFSYNFCVYGMNYNLWELILIPTNNYVEGGSRVQKMYETVISSQHGNEIRLFIKKIPINAWVNQYKLMKEYEGEYIVNAENYVMEVVALSFLNEYYPGIAPNLYKVLFEPDVDYIGKKFPQEDIFQDLDTFNLVLENELKSNMNGYIVMVSEYFGENISEYIKRQRKKIFSIGREKKKKKLLYDCLNLLRKLHSAGLSHLDFTSQNILISDNHEIRLCDFGKATPMYTFNLRHINNINGIYPFESCVPYVGKVRFIPPECWDLIKKQEELHITYPFEYLKSITDEEERKTFYFNVSSVDKYMLGILFIWIWNYNFLWKRSDPSYDDKYLKFTQYGMNLDFFKETKRWPKELKNIIKQLIHIDYRKNLNLNDLSKNPWWSSNI, encoded by the exons atgtattatatatttaataatatattatccCTTTTGGTGCCTATTTTGGTAGTAATGGATAAATGGACAAAGGTTccattaaatatattatataagCATGCACGAAATTTATCtgaatatgaaaaattgATCAAGAATGAGGATATACCTTTTATGCGTCGTATATTAACTAAGAAaggaataaaaaaaaaaagtgatAATTCCTTATTAAATGAGAAAACtaatataaatttgtttggaagattatataaaaaaaactatgaatataatttttctgAAGATGAGACTAATGATACTCATTGGGAAGGGGAAGAAGATAGTTTTTCTAAATTGaatatattgaataaagaaaatgaaaatataaatggTATTATTGATAAGAATTGGGATTCTGTAAAAGGTATGAATTATGTATATGATAATGAAAGTTTTTGTTGTCCGGATCATGTGTATAACTGGGAATTAGGAAAACAAAGTTTAATTAAGATGTTAgatttttcatataatttttgtgTATATGGTATGAATTATAACCTTTGGGAATTAATACTCATACCaacaaataattatgtaGAAGGTGGTTCAAGGGTTCAAAAAATGTATGAAACAGTTATTAGTTCACAACATGGTAATGAGATAagattatttataaaaaagattCCTATTAATGCATGGGTAAAtcaatataaattaatGAAGGAATATGAAGGAGAATATATTGTAAATGCTGAAAATTATGTTATGGAAGTAGTTGctttatcttttttaaatgaatattatcCAGGTATAGCACCTAATTTATACAAAGTTTTATTTGAACCAGATGTAGATTATATTGGTAAGAAATTTCCTCAAGAAGATATTTTCCAAGATTTGGATACCTTCAATCTTGTATTAGAAAATGAATTGAAATCAAATATGAATGGTTATATTGTAATGGTTTCTGAATATTTTGGGGAGAATATAAgtgaatatataaaaagacaaagaaaaaaaatattttctataggaagagaaaagaagaaaaaaaaattgttatatgattgtttaaatttattaagAAAATTACACAGTGCAGGATTATCTCATCTAGATTTTACTAgtcaaaatatattaatatcaGATAATCATGAAATACGTTTATGTGATTTTGGGAAAGCTACTCCTATGTATACTTTTAATTTACgacatataaataatataaatggTATTTACCCCTTTGAATCATGTGTTCCTTATGTTGGTAAGGTTCGATTTATTCCTCCTGAATGTTGGGACTTAATTAAAAAACAGGAAGAACTCCATATAACTTATCCATTCGAATATTTAAAGTCTATTACAGACGAAGAAGAACGAAAAACGTTTTATTTTAACGTTTCATCAgttgataaatatatgttggggatcttatttatatggatttggaattataattttttatggAAGCGTTCTGATCCATCATATgatgataaatatttaaaatttacACAATATGGTATGAACCTTGATTTTTTTAAGGAGACGAAAAGGTGGCcaaaagaattaaaaaatataattaag cAATTAATACATATAGATTATAGGAAGAATTTAAACCTAAATGATTTGAGTAAAAATCCTTGGTGGTCAtcaaatatttaa